From the genome of Cryptococcus depauperatus CBS 7841 chromosome 1, complete sequence, one region includes:
- a CDS encoding serine/threonine-protein phosphatase PP1: MGEQPEIDLDSVIDRLLEVRGNRPGKAVQLAEYEIKYLCTKAREIFISQPILLELEAPIKICGDIHGQYYDLLRLFEYGGFPPEANYLFLGDYVDRGKQSLETICLLLAYKIKYPENFFILRGNHECASINRIYGFYDECKRRYNIKLWKTFTDCFNCLPIAAIIDEKIFTMHGGLSPDLQSMEQIRRVMRPTDVPDTGLLCDLLWSDPDKDITGWSENDRGVSFTFGPDVVSRFLQKHDMDLICRAHQVVEDGYEFFAKRQLVTLFSAPNYCGEFDNAGAMMSVDDTLLCSFQILKPAEKKPKYGGYGAGGRR, from the exons ATGGGGGAGCAGCCAGAAATTGATCTCGATTCAGTCATTGACCGATTGTTGGAAG TACGAGGTAATAGGCCAGGCAAGGCTGTTCAACTGGCAGAGTACGAGATCAAGTACCTCTGCACAAAGGCACGTGAAATCTTTATCAGCCAACCCATCCTCCTCGAACTTGAAGCTCCCATCAAGATATGCG GTGATATCCATGGACAATATTATGACCTGCTTCGTTTGTTTGAATATGGCGGTTTTCCCCCTGAAGCCAACTACCTCTTCCTTGGCGACTATGTCGACCGAGGTAAACAATCGCTCGAGACTATTTGTTTGTTGTTGGCATACAAGATCAAATATCCGGAaaactttttcatcctGAGGGGAAACCACGAGTGTGCGAGTATCAACAGAATTTACGGATTTTACGATGAAT GCAAACGTCGTTATAATATTAAGCTTTGGAAGACGTTCACAGACTGTTTTAATTGCCTTCCCATTGCAGCTATCATTGACGAAAAAATCTTCACAATGCACGGTGGACTGAGTCCGGACTTGCAGAGCATGGAACAGATTAGGAGAGTAATGCGACCGACGGACGTTCCCGACACTG GTCTTCTTTGCGACTTGCTATGGTCTGATCCAGACAAAGATATCACCGGATGGAGTGAAAATGATCGAGGAGTGTCATTTACTTTTGGACCTGATGTTGTCTCTCGGTTTTTGCAGAAGCATGATATGGACTTGATTTGTCGAGCACACCAG GTTGTGGAAGATGGATATGAATTTTTCGCAAAACGACAGCTGGTCACCCTTTTCTCAGCTCCTAATTACTGTGGCGAGTTTGACAATGCTGGTGCAATGATGAGCGTAGATGACACTTTACTCTGTTCTTTCCAA ATTCTTAAACCAGCTGAGAAGAAGCCGAAATATGGCGGATACGGTGCCGGCGGACGGCGTTAG